In Haloterrigena turkmenica DSM 5511, a single genomic region encodes these proteins:
- a CDS encoding DUF7521 family protein produces MTVAGLSQALLMVMQMAVFALSLGLTLISFQSYRQRQSKRLESAFIGFAFLSMGVGFTTIVSQFPDPMTLFRVVETVPFIVGFGMLYVSLYR; encoded by the coding sequence ATGACCGTCGCCGGGCTCAGTCAGGCGCTGCTCATGGTGATGCAGATGGCCGTCTTCGCGCTCTCGCTCGGGCTGACGCTCATCAGCTTCCAGTCCTACCGCCAACGCCAGTCCAAGCGCCTCGAGTCCGCGTTCATCGGCTTCGCGTTTCTCAGTATGGGCGTCGGATTCACGACGATCGTCTCGCAGTTCCCCGATCCGATGACGCTGTTTCGCGTCGTCGAGACGGTACCGTTTATCGTCGGCTTCGGCATGCTCTACGTCTCGCTGTACCGGTGA
- a CDS encoding competence/damage-inducible protein A: protein MHVAIVTVGDELLAGATTNTNASWLAERITERGSTVDRILTIPDDRALIADYVARWNDAFDAVIVTGGIGGTPDDVTVEAVADGLDREFVVFDRIRERLFEKAAEFRDENPDLVEEYDLELDLDAAASLPEGATPIATDAGWAPGCIVENVYVFAGIPDEMRAMFHAVEDEFRGDAVAETIYTPAPEGSLHEVLEEITEAFDVSVGSYPRGENRPGRIRVRGTDEAAVTDAIARLEERVETTEPPSTE from the coding sequence ATGCACGTCGCGATCGTCACCGTCGGCGACGAGTTGCTGGCCGGAGCGACGACGAACACGAACGCCTCGTGGCTGGCCGAGCGGATCACCGAGCGCGGGAGCACCGTCGATCGCATCCTGACGATTCCCGACGACCGAGCGCTGATCGCTGACTACGTCGCCCGCTGGAACGACGCCTTCGACGCCGTGATCGTCACCGGCGGGATCGGCGGCACGCCCGACGACGTGACCGTCGAAGCCGTCGCGGACGGCCTCGACCGCGAGTTCGTCGTCTTCGATCGGATTCGAGAGCGGTTGTTCGAGAAGGCGGCCGAGTTCCGCGACGAGAATCCGGACCTGGTCGAGGAGTACGACCTTGAGCTCGATCTCGACGCCGCGGCGTCGCTGCCCGAAGGCGCGACGCCGATCGCGACCGACGCGGGCTGGGCGCCGGGCTGTATCGTCGAGAACGTCTACGTCTTCGCCGGCATCCCCGACGAGATGCGGGCGATGTTCCACGCGGTCGAAGACGAGTTCCGGGGCGACGCCGTCGCCGAGACGATCTACACGCCCGCTCCCGAAGGGTCGCTGCACGAGGTGCTCGAGGAGATCACCGAGGCGTTCGACGTCAGCGTCGGCAGCTATCCGCGGGGCGAGAATCGGCCGGGTCGGATCCGCGTGCGAGGGACCGACGAGGCGGCCGTCACGGACGCGATCGCCCGGCTCGAGGAACGCGTCGAGACGACCGAGCCGCCGTCGACCGAGTAG
- a CDS encoding ArsR/SmtB family transcription factor — MDDESSIEEILNTIGDEHARTVLASISREPGSAKELAERLDLSQPTIYRRLELLEANDLIQYRTLVADDGNHYKEYTCNFNSTVISLDDDEYDVRIFREENLPDRFSQLWDELGVK, encoded by the coding sequence ATGGACGACGAATCCTCCATCGAGGAGATTCTCAACACGATCGGGGACGAGCACGCCCGGACCGTCCTCGCCTCGATCAGCCGCGAACCCGGCTCCGCGAAGGAGCTGGCCGAACGGCTCGATCTCTCCCAACCGACGATCTATCGCCGCCTCGAACTCCTCGAAGCGAACGATCTCATCCAGTATCGCACCCTCGTCGCGGACGACGGGAACCACTACAAGGAGTACACGTGTAACTTCAACAGCACGGTCATCTCGCTCGACGACGACGAGTACGACGTTCGTATCTTCCGGGAGGAGAACCTCCCCGACCGGTTTTCCCAGCTCTGGGACGAACTCGGCGTGAAATAG
- a CDS encoding DUF7835 family putative zinc beta-ribbon protein, translated as MATTNGVSDGMTEPCAVCGTDTLHEISIQLITEGDDDETAQYSREPYRVRECSRCGNRESKRMNNA; from the coding sequence ATGGCAACGACGAACGGCGTATCAGACGGGATGACCGAACCGTGTGCCGTCTGCGGAACCGATACACTCCACGAGATTTCGATCCAGCTGATAACCGAGGGCGACGATGACGAAACCGCTCAGTACTCCCGCGAACCCTACCGCGTCCGCGAGTGCTCACGCTGTGGCAACCGCGAGAGCAAGCGGATGAACAACGCGTGA